CAAATTGCCGGTTTATGTAACTGATGGTACCGTACACCATTGCGGCGAAGTACCACGGGAGCTTTGCCATCAGCTAAAATCATACTTGCCTGTTAAAATTGGGGGCTTAGAAGTAATAGGCTTTCCTAAGCATCATGATGCTGTAGAACCCCATAGCTTTATGGTTACTTGTGGCAGCACGCGCATAGGCGTTTTTACTGACATAGGCGCCACCTGCGAGCATTTGATACGCCACTTTGCACAATGCCATGCCGCATTCCTCGAAGCCAACTACGACGAGGAAATGATGGAAAACGGCCGGTACCCGTTTTATTTAAAACGACGCATACGCGGGGGCAAGGGCCACTTGTCTAACAAGCAAGCATTAGAGCTGTTTATTAACCATAAACCTGCTTACATGAGCCATGTGCTGCTGTCACACTTATCTCGCGATAACAACAACCCGCAGTTGGCGCAACAACTATTTGAACAACATGCCAACGGTACGCATATAAGTGTTGCCTCG
This portion of the Inquilinus sp. KBS0705 genome encodes:
- a CDS encoding MBL fold metallo-hydrolase: MQVFIASLNSGSNGNCYYVGNEREAILIDAGISCRETEKRMARLGLSIQKVKAIFISHEHSDHIRGLAVLAKKYKLPVYVTDGTVHHCGEVPRELCHQLKSYLPVKIGGLEVIGFPKHHDAVEPHSFMVTCGSTRIGVFTDIGATCEHLIRHFAQCHAAFLEANYDEEMMENGRYPFYLKRRIRGGKGHLSNKQALELFINHKPAYMSHVLLSHLSRDNNNPQLAQQLFEQHANGTHISVASRDVESAVYCINPAPVVIAPNTSLDQLTGQFQFALS